The proteins below come from a single Leishmania infantum JPCM5 genome chromosome 6 genomic window:
- the MOB1 gene encoding putative cell cycle associated protein MOB1, with the protein MKLFGSSLFDSDKTYRPKKKHKEGTERYRLHNFARSLVKSGDLRQAVQLPPGVDINNWLSVHTVDFYNITNVIYGSLTDYCSDMSCPVMSSGPRYEYLWRNPPEYPKATRVSAPQYLDLLMKWIERQINDERIFPSEDYNPYPADFKSYVKNIFRRMFRVYAHIYYSHFTKIAELQEEAHMNTAFKHFMYFAWEFDLIPREELTPLQELLKNLMGDYAKERLE; encoded by the coding sequence ATGAAGCTCTTCGGCAGCTCCCTCTTCGACTCGGACAAGACGTACCGGCCGAAGAAGAAGCACAAGGAGGGAACGGAGCGGTACCGCCTGCACAACTTTGCACGCTCGCTCGTCAAGTCTGGCGACCTGcggcaggcggtgcagctgccccCTGGCGTCGACATCAACAACTGGCTTTCGGTGCACACCGTTGATTTTTACAACATCACCAACGTCATATACGGCTCGCTGACGGACTACTGCAGCGACATGAGCTGCCCCGTGATGTCCTCCGGGCCGCGGTACGAGTACCTGTGGCGCAACCCACCCGAGTACCCCAAGGCGACGCGGGTGTCGGCGCCACAGTACCTCGACCTACTCATGAAGTGGATCGAGCGGCAGATTAACGACGAGCGCATTTTCCCGTCGGAGGACTACAACCCGTACCCAGCCGACTTCAAGAGCTACGTAAAGAACATATTCCGCCGCATGTTCCGCGTCTACGCACACATATACTACTCGCACTTCACGAAGATCGCGGAGCTtcaggaggaggcgcacatgAACACCGCTTTCAAGCATTTTATGTACTTCGCGTGGGAGTTCGACCTCATCCCACGTGAGGagctgacgccgctgcaggagttGCTGAAGAACCTCATGGGCGACTACGCGAAGGAGCGGCTAGAGTGA